The genomic stretch AGTTTTGAAGGGCATCCCGACAACGTGGCGCCGGCGCTCTTCGGCGGCGTCGTCGTTTCGGCCATGATCGCCGAAGGCGACCGGACCGAGGTGGTCAGCCGCAAGATCCCGCCGCCCTATGGGATGCGCGCCATCGTCGCCATTCCCGACTTTCCCCTGGCCACCAAGCGGGCTCGCAACGCCTTGCCGGCTGTCGTGCCCTTCAAGGACGCCGTCTTCAACGTGTCGCGCACCAGCATGGTCATCCTGGCCTTCATCCATAACGACTGGGATCTGCTGGCGAAGGTGATGGAAGACCGCCTCCACCAACCTTACCGGGAACCGCTGATCCCCGGCATGGGCGATGTCTTCTCCGCCGCTCGGGAAGCCGGCGCGCTGGCGGCCGTGCTCAGCGGCGCCGGTCCGACGCTGATCGCTTTCGCGCGGGAGAACACAGCAGAAGTGGCGCAGGCGATGGAAGAAACCTTCGCCCGCCACGGCGTATCCTGTGTCACGAAAGAATTAAAACCCTGCGCTGTCGGCGCAAAGGTGATATAATCGACCACAGGGATCGACAAAAAGCGAGAACCGTTCCAGGCAACGGCTGAATATAATGTACTACAACGTGTAGGCAAATCTTTTTTTCTTTTTTTCACCCATTGCAACCTTGATTGTTCGTCAATTTTCATGATCTTTTGGATTGAGTAAGGAAGTGAACCGAGTTGGCCATCGTTGTACAAAAGTTCGGCGGTTCCTCTGTCGCCAACCCTGAACGGATCCAGCGGGTTGCTCGCCGAGTCGTGGAGACGAAAGCGGCAGGCAACCAGGTCGTCGTGATCGTGTCGGCCATGGGGGACAGCACCGATGACCTGATCGATCTCGCCAGGCAGATCACGGACAAGCCGAAGGCCCGCGAAATGGACATGCTCTTGGCTACAGGAGAACAGGTCTCCATCGCCTTGCTGGCCATGGCCATCGACAAACTGGGTCATTCTGTCCTTTCCCTGACGGGCCCGCAGGTGGGCATCTTGACGGAACACGTCCATGGCAAGGCGAAGATCCTCGACGTCAACCCCGAACGGCTTCGTCTGGAGCTCGACGCCGGTAATATCGTCATCGTCGCCGGTTTCCAGGGCGCCACAGAGACAGGCGAGATCACCACGCTCGGTCGCGGCGGCTCCGATACGACGGCGGTGGCTGTAGCGGCAGCGCTGAAGGCCGATGTATGCGAGATTTTCACCGACGTGGACGGCGTCTATACGACTGACCCCCGCGTCGTGTCCAATGCGCGCAAGCTCAACCGGATCACCTATGACGAGATGCTCGAACTGGCCAGCCTGGGCGCCCAGGTGCTCCATCCCCGGTCGGTCGAGGTGGGCAAGGAATACAACGTGCCCATCCATGTGCGGT from Heliomicrobium modesticaldum Ice1 encodes the following:
- the thrB gene encoding homoserine kinase, with protein sequence MRETASPTVRVIVPATTANLGPGFDTLGMALDLYNHVELTETGEGFVVDVEGEGAASIPRNESNIVLRVVRQVYELAGRKPAGLRLRLRNEIPVARGLGSSAAALVGGAVAANELCGNCLSDQEILEIVTSFEGHPDNVAPALFGGVVVSAMIAEGDRTEVVSRKIPPPYGMRAIVAIPDFPLATKRARNALPAVVPFKDAVFNVSRTSMVILAFIHNDWDLLAKVMEDRLHQPYREPLIPGMGDVFSAAREAGALAAVLSGAGPTLIAFARENTAEVAQAMEETFARHGVSCVTKELKPCAVGAKVI
- a CDS encoding aspartate kinase, with amino-acid sequence MAIVVQKFGGSSVANPERIQRVARRVVETKAAGNQVVVIVSAMGDSTDDLIDLARQITDKPKAREMDMLLATGEQVSIALLAMAIDKLGHSVLSLTGPQVGILTEHVHGKAKILDVNPERLRLELDAGNIVIVAGFQGATETGEITTLGRGGSDTTAVAVAAALKADVCEIFTDVDGVYTTDPRVVSNARKLNRITYDEMLELASLGAQVLHPRSVEVGKEYNVPIHVRSSFNYNPGTIVQEVVDEVEKDMMVRGVAYDLNVAKIGLFDVPDKPGVARTLFKALAERRVNVDMIIQSAMRDDKNDIAFTVGKDDLELAVEVVKEVNEAIGAGGLTYDADLAKVSIVGAGMVSRPGVAAMMFEALADEGINIDMIATSEIKVSCVVSASEAKRAVQAIHKAFELEGDVAANDEGFKAG